The following proteins are co-located in the Solanum pennellii chromosome 1, SPENNV200 genome:
- the LOC107017680 gene encoding uncharacterized protein LOC107017680 has product MVEDSELWDIILDEPFIPTSEVKDGAEEYLSMNQQRRSGIVLGIHMKILSRMKEGKLFMTCILKLSIITNELRSLGEPISTRKQVRKVLRIISKSLESKVDVVAEAKDLKVLTMDALIGNLKKHEMNRSQDLSKEAKKDKSLVLKFNPGEASSEEDDMTYLTKRFQKIIRKNRGFRKEGNPARAATASDSCHKCGKFGYFIRECPMLKAEIRSIKDSSSESGDSDCPEDTSMLVIQDEANVFNGMFAFMAKSDEDDHEDKKLQGGGVYFGNGKNGYILGVGKVGKSLEDSIENVYYVSVLKHNILIVSQIYDKGNEVKFLSDK; this is encoded by the exons ATGGTTGAGGATAGTGAGTTATGGGACATTATATTGGATGAGCCTTTTATTCCAACTTCTGAAGTAAAGGACG GTGCTGAAGAATATCTGTCGATGAATCAGCAAAGGAGATCTGGGATTGTCTTAGGAATTCACATGAAAATACTGAGCAG aATGAAGGAAGGGAAACTATTCATGACATGTATACTAAAACTTTCCATCATAACAAATGAGCTACGAAGTCTTGGAGAGCCAATCAGTACTAGAAAGCAAGTTAGAAAAGTTCTTCGAATTATTTCTAAGTCATTGGAAAGCAAAGTAGATGTTGTCGCTGAAGCCAAGGATCTGAAAGTTCTGACGATGGATGCTCTTATTGGAAATCTCAAGAAACATGAAATGAATAGAAGTCAAGACCTCTCAAAGGAGGCCAAGAAAGACAAGTCTCTAGTACTTAAATTTAATCCTGGAGAAGCGTCtagtgaagaagatgatatgacCTATCTTACCAAGAGATTTCAGAAGATCATAAGGAAAAACAGAGGGTTTAGAAAAGAAGGGAACCCTGCTCGAGCTGCAACTGCTAGTGACTCCTGTCACAAATGTGGAAAGTTTGGGTACTTTATAAGAGAATGTCCGATGCTCAAAGCTGAAATAAGGAGTATCAAAG ACTCTTCAAGCGAGTCAGGAGATTCAGATTGTCCCGAAGATACATCAATGTTGGTGATTCAAGACGAGGCTAACGTATTCAATGGGATGTTTGCTTTTATGGCTAAGTCAGATGAGGACGATCATGAAGATAAG AAACTTCAAGGAGGAGGTGTCTATTTTGGCAATGGAAAAAACGGGTATATTCTTGGTGTTGGAAAAGTTGGCAAATCTCTTGAAGATTCCATTGAAAATGTGTACTATGTAAGTGTGTTAAAGCACAATATTCTTATTGTCTCCCAGATCTATGATAAGGGAAATGAAGTCAAGTTTTTGTCAGACAAATGA
- the LOC107017688 gene encoding mavicyanin-like, with protein sequence MAKLRSTTAVVYEVGDSWGWTFNYNYEQWAASKHFQFGDVLIFNYDPKLHNVMQVNINDYNSCTASNPIATFNSGSDSISLDTPDGDYFFISGIPGDCASGLKLHIKVSQTATTTPPPPTTMNTPATPPPPPTLNDHYPYIFPASSRNHSSASNTAYSFNMLFALFLLPMV encoded by the exons ATGGCTAAATTGAGATCTACTACGGCGGTTGTGTATGAAGTTGGTGATTCTTGGGGATGGACTTTCAACTACAACTATGAACAATGGGCCGCTTCAAAGCATTTTCAATTTGGCGATGTTCTCA TTTTCAACTACGATCCAAAATTACACAACGTGATGCAAGTTAACATCAACGACTACAACTCATGCACAGCTAGTAATCCAATTGCAACATTCAACTCTGGTAGTGATTCAATCAGCCTTGACACACCTGATGGAGATTACTTCTTCATAAGTGGTATTCCTGGTGATTGTGCATCTGGACTCAAATTACACATCAAAGTTAGTCAAACTGCAACAACAACTCCTCCTCCTCCTACGACGATGAATACTCCAGCaactcctcctcctcctcctacGTTGAATGATCATTATCCTTATATTTTTCCTGCTTCTTCAAGAAATCACTCTTCTGCAAGCAATACTGCTTATTCATTCAACATGTTATTTGCATTGTTTCTTCTACCCATGGTTTAG